The following coding sequences are from one Triticum aestivum cultivar Chinese Spring chromosome 5A, IWGSC CS RefSeq v2.1, whole genome shotgun sequence window:
- the LOC123101259 gene encoding uncharacterized protein, translating to MQGGCIADIGSCGTGFDSASGSVRTKKFRTKGSELADRKGEKNKAMPRAPSICCSLIDEALSFSSHARCNKRLVLFPSREPRERPAPRRAKLIFKTGSSGALKRVGPLKGRLLCERSSESTRVLRMKGVYNWDAT from the coding sequence ATGCAAGGAGGATGTATAGCTGATATAGGATCTTGTGGAACTGGATTTGATTCTGCAAGCGGTTCGGTACGAACGAAGAAATTTCGAACAAAAGGATCGGAACTCGCTGATAGGAAAGGAGAGAAAAACAAAGCAATGCCAAGAGCTCCATCAATCTGCTGTTCATTGATAGACGAAGCTCTCTCTTTTTCATCTCATGCCAGATGTAACAAAAGATTAGTCCTTTTTCCTTCTCGCGAACCACGGGAGCGCCCAGCGCCCAGAAGAGCAAAGCTCATTTTCAAAACAGGGTCAAGCGGCGCATTAAAAAGGGTTGGCCCGTTAAAAGGACGGTTACTTTGCGAACGAAGTTCAGAATCAACAAGGGTTCTCCGAATGAAGGGAGTGTACAACTGGGACGCAACCTGA